The proteins below come from a single Limosilactobacillus reuteri genomic window:
- a CDS encoding efflux RND transporter periplasmic adaptor subunit, producing the protein MTAKRNSHHKSRLRQLFATRRRRWIGIGGLIVIIIFVLVSIRHASEEKATEKNEYNILRVTEQSDFNLTGKIEPVQMQTLTLPSGNLQNLNVKNGDHVAQGEALLTMHNDSTQDSVTELQGDLSKSQRTMNDQQQTINNLRQQLNGMGQGDEGYNDLRNQLTEAQNAYADAQASVAATQQRLSTASSKVNQTLTAPFAGYVTVDQSKQNAPVITLYSDTLQFVGQVSEYDYSKLHQSTDLKVKALATNRTANTQVSYLSTTPTKNSGNNTKYEVTANVSANKFMAGQTAKASIKQDGVQIPKSAVRHGKVFVVDSDNRVRETDVSGRAVNSSYIVTDGVNAGDRIVTNPNSKLKNNAKVD; encoded by the coding sequence ATGACTGCGAAAAGAAACAGCCATCATAAATCTCGATTACGACAATTATTTGCAACACGTCGACGTCGGTGGATTGGCATCGGTGGCCTAATTGTAATTATAATTTTTGTATTAGTTTCAATTCGACATGCAAGTGAGGAAAAAGCAACAGAAAAAAACGAATATAATATTCTACGGGTTACTGAGCAATCAGATTTTAATCTGACAGGAAAGATTGAACCAGTCCAGATGCAAACATTAACCTTGCCATCTGGTAACCTGCAAAATCTTAATGTGAAAAACGGAGATCACGTTGCGCAAGGAGAAGCGCTCTTAACCATGCACAATGATAGTACACAAGATAGTGTTACTGAACTGCAGGGAGATCTTAGTAAAAGTCAACGAACGATGAATGACCAACAACAGACGATCAATAATTTACGCCAACAGTTGAATGGGATGGGGCAAGGTGATGAAGGGTACAATGACCTGCGGAATCAGCTTACCGAAGCGCAAAATGCATATGCAGATGCACAAGCAAGTGTTGCTGCCACTCAACAACGGCTTAGCACCGCTTCAAGCAAGGTTAATCAAACATTAACAGCACCTTTTGCTGGTTATGTTACGGTTGACCAATCAAAGCAAAATGCTCCTGTAATTACTCTTTACTCAGATACGCTTCAATTTGTCGGTCAAGTTTCAGAATATGATTATAGTAAACTTCATCAAAGTACTGATCTAAAGGTGAAGGCCCTAGCAACGAACCGGACTGCTAATACTCAGGTAAGTTATCTTTCAACAACTCCAACTAAAAATAGTGGAAACAATACCAAATATGAAGTAACTGCTAATGTTAGTGCTAATAAATTTATGGCGGGGCAAACAGCAAAAGCTTCTATTAAACAAGATGGAGTTCAAATTCCCAAATCGGCAGTTCGTCATGGGAAGGTATTTGTTGTTGATTCAGACAACCGAGTTCGCGAGACTGATGTTAGTGGCCGGGCAGTCAACAGCTCTTATATTGTGACTGATGGAGTTAATGCTGGTGATCGGATTGTGACTAACCCTAACAGTAAGT